Part of the Palaemon carinicauda isolate YSFRI2023 unplaced genomic scaffold, ASM3689809v2 scaffold2321, whole genome shotgun sequence genome, TCTGGAGCCAAAGTCTCTTTTGGAGCCAGAATCTCTTTTGGAGATGGAATCTCTTTTGGAGCCGGAGTCTTTTTTTGAAGCCAGAATCCCTTTTGGAGCCAAAGTCTCTTTTGGAGCCGGAATCTTTTTTGGAGCCGGAATCTCTTTTGGTGCCAAAGTCTCTTTTGGAGTTGGGATCTCTTTCGGAGCCGGAATCTCTTTTGAAGCCGGAATCTCTTTTAAAGCCGGGAATCTCTTTTAGTGCCGGAGTCACTTTTGGAGCCAGAGTCTCTCTTGGAG contains:
- the LOC137636116 gene encoding processed variable antigen-like; protein product: TPAPKETLAPKEIPAPKKTPAPIETPAPRETLAPKVTPALKEIPGFKRDSGFKRDSGSERDPNSKRDFGTKRDSGSKKDSGSKRDFGSKRDSGFKKRLRLQKRFHLQKRFWLQKRLWLQKRFWLQKRPRLLK